One genomic segment of Mycolicibacterium gilvum includes these proteins:
- a CDS encoding heme-binding protein — MRRMLAAALGTGAALIAVAVPAQAQPAPPNCTAADLAGVATGVSAATSAYLFTRPAVNEFFTSLFAMDAEQRKAAVTTYMDANPQVASELRGIRQPLADLRHRCGFRHHPHHE, encoded by the coding sequence ATGCGGCGCATGCTCGCCGCGGCTCTCGGTACCGGTGCCGCCCTGATCGCGGTCGCCGTCCCCGCCCAGGCTCAGCCCGCACCGCCGAACTGCACCGCAGCCGACCTCGCGGGCGTGGCCACGGGCGTCAGCGCGGCGACGTCGGCGTATCTGTTCACCCGGCCCGCGGTCAACGAGTTCTTCACGTCGCTGTTCGCGATGGACGCCGAGCAGCGCAAGGCCGCGGTCACCACGTACATGGACGCGAACCCGCAGGTCGCCTCTGAGCTGCGGGGTATCCGCCAGCCGCTGGCTGATCTGCGGCACCGCTGCGGCTTTCGGCACCACCCACACCACGAGTAG
- a CDS encoding AAA family ATPase, protein MGRPRIADRVVPRPDLLKRLESSAGGDLVVLTAPAGYGKTTVTAMWDAEDRRQFAWARIDHLDDDPGHLLLHIATAVVRLGAGDDHLLNYLRGPGREPEHLLPAVVRLLEEFGPIVVILDDVHKLSTPQSISALHALVDAAPLTTTVALLGRFLLPLDIARRRLAGNLVAVDQDALRLSAEETVAAVESVRGPSDDATVATVIDLCEGWAAGVILTAMALRDGTAPEALAGRNNLVVEYVVEEVIDRVDDDTRSFLLESAMLDRFTAEHLDAVLGRVDAARMLEQLATSGNPFLISLDSLGDSFRYHHLFGDVLRARLRASEPARFRELASRAADLLEREGDIDGALVHALEAGDRARAAALVGREAVRLGFDGRAGVLARRLGMLDARTFAEQCDAAVARAWLGVTTADAELIQRSLMLALHSDHGGPLADGTPSVSVAVALISSLVGVGGVAEVIRHADAVRAAGDNLVNPWWGAATVMKGAAEAMRGQGGRARLLLESALPVIEDLPGFHAAALAHLALLDLAAGDDEAAVERCDAARTLADKYDLCDVVPMIVVYSTSAVMSARVGDVPAALHAVQITQTLLERLGNLSARTALLGHGLLAWTAAALQDRALLSRHLTAAERVRHREPDAVALVQRVERVKAMAVGGTRPLTAAELRLLPHLATHLSLQRIAEELVIGRETAKSQATSIYRKLGVSSRGQAVSEAIRIGLLAD, encoded by the coding sequence ATGGGACGGCCGAGAATCGCCGACCGTGTCGTCCCTCGTCCTGACCTGCTCAAACGGCTGGAATCGTCGGCCGGTGGCGACCTGGTCGTCCTCACCGCACCCGCCGGGTACGGCAAGACCACCGTCACGGCGATGTGGGACGCCGAGGACCGCCGGCAGTTCGCCTGGGCGCGCATCGATCATCTCGACGACGATCCGGGACATCTGCTCCTGCACATCGCCACAGCCGTCGTCCGTCTCGGTGCGGGCGACGACCACCTGCTGAACTATCTGCGTGGTCCCGGTCGTGAGCCCGAGCACCTGCTGCCCGCAGTGGTCCGGCTCCTCGAAGAATTCGGGCCGATCGTCGTCATCCTCGACGACGTGCACAAGCTCTCGACGCCGCAGTCCATCAGCGCGCTGCACGCTCTCGTCGATGCCGCTCCGTTGACGACCACCGTGGCGTTGCTCGGACGCTTCCTGCTGCCGCTCGACATCGCGCGGCGCAGGCTGGCGGGAAATCTCGTCGCGGTCGACCAGGACGCTCTGCGCCTGTCCGCGGAGGAGACCGTCGCAGCCGTGGAATCCGTGCGCGGTCCCAGCGACGACGCGACGGTGGCCACGGTCATCGACCTGTGTGAGGGGTGGGCGGCCGGGGTGATCCTGACCGCGATGGCGTTGCGTGACGGGACGGCCCCGGAGGCACTCGCCGGACGTAACAACCTCGTCGTCGAGTACGTCGTGGAAGAGGTCATCGATCGCGTCGACGACGACACCAGATCCTTTCTGCTGGAGTCGGCGATGCTGGATCGCTTCACCGCCGAACACCTCGATGCCGTCCTGGGGCGCGTCGACGCGGCGCGGATGCTCGAGCAGCTCGCGACATCGGGCAATCCGTTCCTGATTTCCCTGGACAGTTTAGGGGATTCATTTCGCTATCACCATCTCTTCGGTGACGTTCTGCGTGCGCGGCTGCGCGCGTCGGAGCCCGCGCGATTCCGCGAATTGGCCTCGCGCGCAGCCGATCTGCTGGAGCGCGAAGGGGACATCGACGGTGCGTTGGTGCATGCGCTGGAGGCCGGGGACAGGGCCCGCGCCGCGGCGCTGGTGGGTCGCGAAGCGGTGCGGTTGGGCTTCGACGGCCGGGCCGGCGTGCTCGCCCGCAGGCTGGGCATGCTCGACGCCCGCACCTTCGCCGAACAGTGTGACGCTGCGGTGGCACGAGCATGGCTGGGGGTCACGACGGCCGATGCCGAGTTGATCCAGCGCTCACTGATGTTGGCGCTGCACAGCGACCACGGAGGGCCGCTCGCCGACGGCACACCGTCGGTGAGTGTGGCTGTGGCGCTGATCAGTTCACTCGTCGGCGTCGGGGGAGTGGCCGAGGTGATCCGGCACGCCGACGCCGTGCGAGCAGCCGGGGACAACCTGGTCAATCCCTGGTGGGGTGCGGCCACCGTGATGAAGGGTGCCGCGGAGGCGATGCGGGGCCAGGGCGGCAGGGCGCGGCTTCTGCTGGAATCGGCGCTGCCGGTGATCGAAGACCTGCCCGGGTTCCATGCCGCGGCCCTGGCGCATCTGGCGCTGCTCGACCTCGCCGCGGGGGACGACGAAGCAGCCGTCGAGCGATGCGACGCGGCCCGCACGCTCGCCGACAAGTACGACCTGTGCGACGTCGTCCCGATGATCGTGGTGTATTCCACGAGCGCGGTCATGTCGGCGCGCGTCGGTGATGTCCCAGCCGCGCTGCACGCCGTGCAGATCACGCAGACGCTGTTGGAGCGGTTGGGAAACCTGTCAGCACGCACGGCGCTGCTCGGGCACGGTCTGCTCGCATGGACCGCTGCGGCGCTGCAGGATCGGGCGCTGCTCAGCCGTCACCTCACCGCCGCAGAGCGCGTCCGCCATCGTGAACCTGACGCCGTGGCACTGGTGCAGCGCGTCGAGCGCGTCAAAGCCATGGCCGTCGGCGGGACGCGTCCACTTACCGCCGCCGAGCTCCGGCTGCTGCCGCACCTGGCCACGCATCTCTCGCTCCAGCGGATCGCCGAGGAACTGGTGATCGGCCGCGAAACCGCCAAGAGTCAAGCGACATCGATCTACCGCAAGCTCGGAGTCTCGTCGCGCGGCCAGGCGGTGTCCGAAGCCATCAGGATCGGGCTGCTCGCGGACTGA
- a CDS encoding Dyp-type peroxidase has product MTLDLDDIQHILLTRTPAITGRYEFLTFDRADGGRAWLTELLDRVQSASDAVATMDASQRWITLAFTWTGLRALGVPDDALATFPDEFREGMAARADILGDTGPNAPQNWVDGLAGDDVHAIAILFARDDDEHRRCVGEHDKLVARCDGVRTVSYLDLNASPPFNYAHDHFGFRDRLSQPVIKGSGEKPTPGSGAPLKPGEFILGYPDEFTATPEIPQPDELARNGSYMAYRRLQEHVGAFRSYLADHAGTPDEQELLAAKFMGRWRSGAPLVLSPDVDDPELGADPLRNNNFNYKEMDPFGYACPLGSHARRLNPRDTAHNMNRRRMIRRGATYGPALPDGAPEDGTDRGIAAFIICASLVRQFEFAQNVWINDTAFHELGNEHDPICGTQDGTLDFTVPKRPIRTVHKGIPAFTTLRGGAYFFLPGINALRYLAGGLR; this is encoded by the coding sequence ATGACGCTCGACCTCGACGACATCCAGCACATCCTGCTGACCCGCACACCGGCCATCACCGGCCGGTACGAGTTCCTGACGTTCGACAGGGCCGACGGTGGCCGGGCGTGGCTGACAGAGCTGCTCGACCGGGTGCAGTCGGCATCCGACGCCGTCGCGACGATGGATGCGTCCCAACGCTGGATCACGTTGGCGTTCACGTGGACCGGGCTACGCGCGCTCGGTGTCCCCGACGATGCGCTGGCGACGTTCCCGGACGAGTTTCGCGAGGGCATGGCGGCGCGCGCTGACATCCTCGGCGACACCGGCCCCAATGCCCCGCAGAACTGGGTAGACGGACTCGCCGGCGACGACGTCCATGCCATCGCCATCCTGTTCGCCAGAGACGACGACGAACACCGGCGATGTGTGGGAGAGCACGACAAGCTGGTGGCGCGCTGCGACGGGGTGCGCACGGTTTCGTATCTCGACCTCAACGCGAGCCCGCCGTTCAACTACGCCCATGACCATTTCGGCTTCCGGGACCGGCTGTCCCAACCGGTGATCAAAGGCTCGGGCGAGAAGCCGACGCCGGGGTCCGGCGCACCGCTGAAACCGGGAGAGTTCATTCTGGGTTATCCGGACGAATTCACCGCGACGCCGGAGATCCCCCAGCCGGATGAGTTGGCGCGCAACGGAAGCTACATGGCCTACCGCCGCCTGCAAGAGCACGTCGGAGCTTTTCGTTCCTACCTGGCCGACCACGCCGGAACTCCCGACGAGCAAGAGTTGCTGGCCGCGAAGTTCATGGGGCGTTGGCGCAGCGGTGCGCCCCTGGTGCTGTCTCCCGACGTGGACGACCCCGAGTTGGGTGCTGACCCGTTGCGCAACAACAACTTCAACTACAAGGAGATGGACCCGTTCGGATACGCATGTCCGCTCGGTTCGCACGCACGCAGGCTGAATCCGCGGGACACCGCCCACAACATGAACCGGCGCAGGATGATCCGCCGCGGAGCGACCTACGGACCCGCGCTGCCCGACGGGGCCCCGGAAGACGGCACCGACCGGGGTATCGCCGCATTCATCATCTGTGCGAGCCTGGTCCGGCAGTTCGAATTCGCACAGAACGTGTGGATCAACGACACGGCGTTCCACGAGCTGGGCAACGAGCATGACCCGATCTGCGGAACACAGGACGGGACACTGGATTTCACCGTTCCGAAACGGCCCATCCGCACGGTGCACAAAGGCATACCCGCATTCACCACGCTGCGCGGCGGTGCATACTTCTTCCTGCCGGGTATCAATGCCCTGCGCTACCTCGCCGGCGGTCTCCGATGA
- a CDS encoding ATP-dependent helicase: protein MPAKTDPLSRFSTLTREWFGGTFVEPTPAQAQAWNAISAGENTLVIAPTGSGKTLAAFLWAIDGLAREPRAERGTRVLYVSPLKALAVDVERNLRTPLTGISRIAERNGEEPPAISVGVRSGDTTPSKRRELITKPPDILITTPESLFLMLTSAARESLSDIETVIVDEVHAVAATKRGAHLAVSLERLDAMLPKPAQRIGLSATVRPPEEVARFLSGASPTTIVAPPAAKTFDLTVQVPVPDMAAPNTGSIWPDVEERIVDLIEAHNSSIVFTNSRRLAERLTARINEIHAERTGIELGAHNPGVAGGAPAHLMGSGQTYGAEPVLARAHHGSVSKEARADVEDALKSGRLKAVVATSSLELGIDMGAVDLVIQVETPPSVASGLQRVGRAGHQVGEISQGVLFPKHRTDLIGCAVSVQRMLAGQIETMRVPANPLDVLAQHTVAASALEPINADAWFDTVRRSAPFATLPRSAFEATLDLLSGKYPSTEFAELRPRIVYDRDNGMLTSRPGAQRLAVTSGGAIPDRGMFTVFLASSAESEKPSRVGELDEEMVYESRPGDVISLGATSWRITEITHDRVLVIPAPGEPARLPFWRGDGVGRPVELGAAIGAFNGELARLDRPAFESRCRDVGFDDFATDNLWQLISEQREATSSVPSDTTLVVERFRDELGDWRVILHSPYGLRVHGPLALAVGKRLYERFGIDEKPTASDDGIIVRLPDTDDTAPGADIFVFDADEIEPLVTTEVSGSALFASRFRECAARALLLPRRHPGKRSPLWHQRQRAAQLLDVARNYPDFPIVLEAVRECLQDVYDVPALTALMDRIAQRRVRILEVETPTPSPFAASLLFGYVGAFMYEGDSPLAERRAAALALDPTLLAELLGRVELRELLDPDVIANTTRQLQHLTPERAARDAEGVADLLRLLGPLTVDEIAERCVQPDIGGWLEGLLTSKRVVTLSFAGQTWWAAIEDIGRLRDGVGVAVPVGVPIAFLEPIVDPLGELLSRYARTRGPFNTMEAATRFGLGVRVAADVLGRLTADGKLVRGEFTDLPADSGGAEQWCDAEVLRILRRRSLAALRAQIEPVSTGAFGRFLPAWQMVGADSASGVDGLASVIDQLAGVPIPASAVEPLILGQRVRDYQPGMLDELLASGEVLWSGAGSLSAADGWVSFHPADTAPLSLAPPGDLDLTDVHHQILAALAGGGAYFFRQLTLDGVSSESLKEALWQLIWAGYVGGDTFAPVRALLAGTKGPGSRRAAAPSHRHRRAPRLSRYSLSTSSLSAHRDSDPTVAGRWSALPTAEVDTTVRAHYQADQLLARHGVLTKGAVASENFRGNIPGGFAAMYKVLTTMEDAGRCQRGYFVESLGGAQFATASTVDRLRSHADSIDDQQQKLRAVALAATDPANPYGAALPWPSRGADGDTAHRPGRKAGALVVLIDGELTWFVERGGRSLLSFTDDAETANAAAAALAELVTRHRVPALLVERIDGVPVLESRESVMVEALILAGFSRTPRGLRLR, encoded by the coding sequence ATGCCCGCGAAGACCGATCCGCTGTCACGGTTCAGCACGCTGACGCGTGAATGGTTCGGGGGCACGTTCGTCGAGCCGACCCCGGCACAGGCACAGGCCTGGAACGCGATCTCCGCAGGAGAGAACACGCTGGTCATCGCGCCGACCGGCTCGGGCAAGACCCTGGCGGCATTCCTGTGGGCGATCGACGGCCTGGCCCGCGAACCGAGGGCCGAACGCGGCACCCGGGTGCTCTACGTCTCCCCGCTCAAGGCGCTGGCCGTCGATGTCGAGCGCAACCTGCGCACCCCGTTGACCGGCATCTCCCGCATCGCCGAACGCAACGGCGAGGAGCCACCGGCCATCAGCGTCGGCGTGCGTTCCGGTGACACCACGCCGAGTAAGCGCCGCGAACTCATCACCAAGCCTCCCGACATCCTCATCACCACTCCCGAGTCGCTGTTCCTGATGCTCACCTCCGCCGCCCGCGAGAGTCTGTCCGACATCGAGACGGTGATCGTCGACGAGGTGCACGCCGTCGCCGCGACGAAGCGCGGCGCACACCTCGCGGTGTCGCTGGAGCGCCTCGACGCGATGCTGCCCAAGCCGGCGCAGCGCATCGGGTTGTCGGCCACGGTGCGCCCGCCCGAGGAGGTGGCGCGGTTCCTGTCCGGGGCATCGCCGACGACCATCGTCGCGCCGCCGGCGGCCAAGACCTTCGACCTGACGGTCCAGGTCCCGGTGCCCGATATGGCGGCGCCGAACACTGGCTCTATTTGGCCCGATGTCGAGGAGCGCATCGTCGACCTGATCGAGGCGCACAACTCGTCGATCGTGTTCACCAACTCGCGACGTCTCGCCGAGCGGTTGACCGCCCGCATCAACGAGATCCACGCCGAGCGCACCGGTATCGAGCTGGGCGCGCACAACCCGGGCGTCGCCGGCGGCGCACCCGCGCACCTGATGGGCAGCGGCCAGACCTACGGCGCGGAGCCGGTGCTCGCCCGGGCACACCACGGCTCGGTCAGCAAGGAGGCCCGCGCCGACGTCGAGGACGCGCTGAAGAGCGGGCGGCTCAAGGCGGTTGTCGCGACGTCGAGCCTCGAGCTCGGCATCGACATGGGCGCAGTCGATCTGGTGATCCAGGTCGAGACGCCGCCCTCGGTGGCCAGCGGGCTGCAACGGGTCGGCCGCGCCGGACACCAGGTCGGCGAGATCAGCCAGGGGGTGTTGTTCCCGAAGCACCGCACCGACCTGATCGGCTGTGCCGTCAGCGTGCAGCGCATGCTGGCCGGTCAGATCGAGACCATGCGGGTGCCGGCCAACCCGCTCGACGTGCTGGCCCAGCACACGGTGGCCGCCTCGGCTTTGGAGCCGATCAACGCCGACGCGTGGTTCGACACGGTGCGTCGCAGCGCGCCGTTCGCGACGCTGCCGCGCAGCGCCTTCGAGGCGACGCTGGACCTGTTGTCGGGGAAGTATCCGTCGACCGAGTTCGCAGAACTGCGCCCCCGCATCGTCTACGACCGCGACAACGGCATGTTGACCTCGCGCCCCGGAGCGCAGCGCCTCGCGGTCACCTCGGGCGGCGCGATCCCCGACCGGGGCATGTTCACCGTGTTCCTGGCGTCGAGCGCCGAGTCCGAAAAGCCTTCCCGGGTCGGCGAACTCGACGAGGAGATGGTCTACGAGTCCCGGCCGGGCGACGTGATCTCCCTCGGCGCGACGAGCTGGCGCATCACCGAGATCACCCACGACCGCGTACTGGTGATCCCGGCCCCGGGCGAACCCGCGCGCCTTCCGTTCTGGCGCGGCGACGGCGTCGGCCGCCCGGTCGAGCTCGGTGCGGCGATCGGCGCGTTCAACGGCGAGTTGGCCCGGCTGGACCGGCCGGCGTTCGAATCCCGCTGCCGCGACGTCGGATTCGACGACTTCGCGACCGACAATCTGTGGCAGCTGATCTCCGAGCAACGCGAGGCGACCTCGTCGGTGCCGTCGGACACCACACTGGTGGTGGAGCGGTTCCGCGACGAGCTCGGCGACTGGCGGGTGATCCTGCACTCCCCGTACGGCTTGCGGGTGCACGGCCCGCTGGCGCTCGCGGTCGGCAAGCGGCTCTACGAACGCTTCGGCATCGACGAGAAACCGACCGCGTCCGACGACGGCATCATCGTCCGGCTGCCCGACACCGACGACACCGCGCCCGGCGCCGACATCTTCGTGTTCGACGCCGACGAGATCGAGCCCCTGGTGACCACTGAGGTCAGCGGCTCGGCACTGTTCGCCTCGCGGTTCCGCGAATGCGCAGCACGCGCGTTGCTGCTGCCGCGCCGCCACCCGGGGAAGCGTTCGCCCCTGTGGCATCAACGTCAGCGCGCCGCGCAGCTGCTCGACGTCGCCCGCAACTATCCCGACTTCCCCATCGTGCTCGAGGCCGTCCGGGAATGCCTGCAGGACGTGTACGACGTGCCCGCCCTCACCGCGCTGATGGACCGTATCGCCCAGCGCCGGGTGCGCATCCTGGAAGTCGAGACCCCCACCCCGTCGCCGTTCGCGGCATCCCTGCTCTTCGGGTACGTCGGTGCGTTCATGTACGAGGGCGACAGTCCGCTCGCCGAGCGGCGCGCCGCCGCGCTGGCGCTGGATCCCACGCTGCTGGCCGAGCTTCTCGGGCGTGTCGAGCTGCGCGAGCTGCTCGATCCGGACGTCATCGCCAACACCACCCGCCAGCTGCAGCACCTGACGCCCGAACGCGCCGCGCGCGACGCCGAAGGGGTGGCGGACCTGCTGCGGCTGCTCGGGCCGCTGACCGTCGACGAGATCGCCGAACGGTGCGTGCAGCCCGACATCGGCGGGTGGCTCGAAGGATTGCTCACCTCCAAACGGGTGGTCACGCTGTCGTTCGCGGGCCAGACGTGGTGGGCGGCCATCGAGGACATCGGAAGGCTGCGCGACGGCGTCGGTGTCGCCGTGCCGGTCGGAGTTCCGATCGCCTTCCTCGAGCCGATCGTCGACCCGCTCGGCGAACTGCTGTCCCGCTACGCGCGCACCCGCGGACCCTTCAACACGATGGAGGCTGCGACCCGGTTCGGCCTCGGTGTGCGGGTCGCCGCCGACGTGCTGGGCCGGCTGACCGCCGATGGCAAATTGGTTCGCGGTGAGTTCACCGATTTGCCCGCAGATTCCGGTGGAGCCGAGCAGTGGTGCGACGCCGAGGTGCTGCGGATTCTGCGTCGACGGTCGTTGGCTGCCCTGCGCGCGCAGATCGAACCGGTCAGCACCGGCGCCTTCGGACGTTTCCTTCCGGCGTGGCAGATGGTCGGCGCGGACTCGGCGTCCGGTGTCGACGGCCTCGCGTCGGTGATCGACCAACTGGCCGGTGTCCCCATTCCCGCGTCGGCCGTCGAGCCGCTGATCCTCGGGCAGCGGGTCCGCGACTATCAGCCGGGCATGCTCGACGAGCTGCTCGCCTCCGGCGAAGTGCTGTGGTCGGGCGCCGGATCCCTGTCGGCCGCCGACGGTTGGGTGTCGTTTCACCCCGCCGACACCGCGCCCTTGTCGTTGGCGCCGCCCGGCGACCTCGACCTCACCGACGTCCACCATCAGATCCTCGCGGCGCTCGCCGGTGGTGGCGCCTACTTCTTCCGCCAGCTGACACTCGACGGAGTCTCGTCGGAGTCACTGAAAGAGGCGCTGTGGCAGTTGATCTGGGCCGGTTATGTCGGCGGCGACACCTTCGCGCCGGTGCGCGCGCTGCTCGCCGGGACCAAAGGCCCCGGCAGCAGACGGGCTGCCGCGCCGTCACACCGGCATCGCCGTGCCCCACGGTTGAGCCGCTACAGCCTGAGTACGTCCAGCCTGAGCGCACATCGCGATTCCGACCCCACGGTGGCGGGGCGCTGGTCGGCGCTGCCCACCGCCGAGGTCGACACCACGGTGCGGGCGCACTACCAGGCCGACCAACTGCTGGCCCGGCACGGTGTGCTGACCAAGGGCGCCGTGGCCAGTGAGAATTTCCGCGGGAACATCCCCGGCGGATTCGCGGCGATGTACAAGGTGCTCACCACCATGGAGGACGCCGGGCGGTGTCAGCGCGGCTACTTCGTCGAATCCCTCGGCGGCGCCCAGTTCGCGACGGCGAGCACGGTCGACCGGCTACGCAGCCACGCCGACAGCATCGACGACCAACAGCAGAAGCTCCGCGCGGTCGCACTGGCGGCGACCGATCCCGCCAATCCGTACGGCGCCGCGCTGCCGTGGCCGTCGCGCGGCGCCGACGGTGACACCGCGCACCGTCCCGGCCGCAAAGCGGGGGCACTCGTCGTGCTCATCGACGGTGAGCTGACATGGTTCGTCGAGCGGGGCGGACGGTCGCTGCTGAGCTTCACCGACGACGCCGAGACCGCGAACGCGGCGGCCGCGGCACTGGCGGAACTGGTGACGCGGCACCGGGTTCCGGCACTGCTGGTGGAACGGATCGACGGTGTCCCGGTGCTGGAGTCGCGGGAGTCGGTGATGGTCGAGGCTCTGATCCTCGCGGGGTTCTCCCGCACTCCCCGTGGGCTGCGGCTGCGCTGA
- a CDS encoding heme-binding protein, with amino-acid sequence MSLRRLARAGAVLGCIGVLAAAPAAAQPPPNCTSADLTGTMTGVMAATTAYLYTHPQVNEFFSSLQGRSPEERRAALEEFLTANPQVQAELQGIRQPMKDFRNRCG; translated from the coding sequence ATGTCGCTTCGTAGGTTGGCCCGCGCGGGGGCGGTCCTCGGATGTATCGGCGTCCTCGCCGCGGCACCCGCCGCGGCGCAGCCGCCGCCGAACTGCACATCAGCCGATCTCACCGGCACGATGACCGGCGTGATGGCGGCGACCACGGCGTACCTCTACACCCATCCACAGGTCAACGAGTTCTTCTCAAGCCTGCAAGGGCGTTCGCCGGAGGAGCGCAGGGCGGCGCTCGAAGAGTTCCTGACCGCCAACCCGCAGGTGCAGGCCGAACTTCAGGGCATCCGCCAACCGATGAAGGATTTCCGGAACCGCTGCGGCTGA
- the nei2 gene encoding endonuclease VIII Nei2: MPEGDTVYRTAAKLRDALEGRELIRCDIRVPRYAAVDLSGQVVDEVLSRGKHLFIRVGQASIHSHLKMDGAWVIGRVRVPTYKIRIVLETANSRASGVDLGVLEVLDRATDMEAVEHLGPDLLGEDWSAEVAAANLVADPERPLAETLLDQRVMAGVGNVFANELSFVFGLRPGTPVGELTDPLRVANRAQQMLWLNRLRVNRTTTGNTRPGQDVWVYGRAGLPCRRCGTPIETDKNTERVTYWCPTCQR, encoded by the coding sequence ATGCCCGAAGGCGACACCGTCTACCGCACCGCCGCCAAACTGCGGGATGCCCTGGAAGGCCGGGAACTGATCCGGTGCGACATCCGCGTTCCGCGCTATGCGGCGGTGGATCTGTCCGGTCAGGTGGTCGACGAGGTCCTCAGCCGCGGTAAGCACCTGTTCATCCGGGTCGGTCAGGCCAGCATCCACTCGCACCTGAAGATGGACGGGGCATGGGTCATCGGACGGGTCCGGGTGCCGACCTACAAGATCCGAATCGTGCTGGAGACGGCGAACTCTCGCGCCTCCGGGGTCGACCTGGGCGTGCTCGAGGTCCTGGACCGGGCCACCGACATGGAGGCGGTGGAACACCTCGGGCCGGATCTTCTCGGCGAGGACTGGTCAGCCGAGGTCGCCGCCGCGAACCTCGTGGCCGATCCGGAACGCCCGCTGGCCGAAACGCTTCTCGATCAGCGGGTGATGGCCGGGGTGGGCAATGTGTTCGCCAACGAGCTGAGCTTCGTGTTCGGGCTACGGCCGGGAACCCCGGTCGGCGAGCTGACCGATCCGCTGCGCGTGGCCAACCGGGCCCAGCAGATGCTGTGGCTCAACAGATTACGAGTGAACCGGACCACCACCGGCAACACCCGGCCCGGCCAAGACGTCTGGGTGTACGGCCGTGCTGGACTGCCCTGCCGTCGCTGCGGCACCCCGATCGAGACCGACAAGAACACCGAGCGGGTCACCTACTGGTGCCCCACCTGCCAGCGCTGA
- a CDS encoding TetR/AcrR family transcriptional regulator has protein sequence MAEARRRLSPDDRRNELLALGAEVFGQRPYDEVRIDEIAERAGVSRALMYHYFPDKRAFFAAVVRAESERLFDATNTPAQPGQTLFTQVRAGVLAYLHYDELHPHGAWAAYMGMSRSDPVLRGIDDHDNDRQANRIIDRVTAGVEPLDAKVERDLRAAVYGWLAFTFEMCRQRLMDASLDADYIGDLCAHALMDALARVPGIPADLAEAVAPDRR, from the coding sequence ATGGCTGAAGCACGCCGCCGGCTCTCCCCTGACGACCGCCGCAACGAACTGCTGGCCCTCGGCGCCGAGGTCTTCGGGCAACGACCCTACGACGAGGTCCGCATCGACGAGATCGCCGAACGGGCCGGCGTCTCCCGCGCCCTGATGTACCACTACTTCCCCGACAAGCGGGCGTTCTTCGCCGCCGTCGTGCGCGCCGAGAGCGAGCGGCTCTTCGACGCCACCAATACCCCGGCCCAGCCCGGACAGACGTTGTTCACCCAGGTGCGCGCCGGCGTGCTCGCCTACCTGCACTACGACGAACTCCATCCGCACGGCGCCTGGGCCGCCTATATGGGAATGAGCCGCTCCGACCCCGTGCTTCGGGGCATCGACGATCACGACAACGATCGTCAGGCCAATCGCATCATCGACCGGGTGACCGCCGGCGTCGAGCCCCTCGATGCCAAGGTCGAACGCGACCTGCGCGCCGCGGTGTACGGCTGGCTGGCCTTCACCTTCGAGATGTGCCGCCAGCGCCTGATGGACGCGTCACTCGACGCCGACTACATCGGCGACCTGTGCGCGCATGCCCTGATGGATGCGCTCGCACGGGTCCCCGGGATCCCGGCGGACCTCGCCGAGGCCGTCGCGCCGGACCGGCGCTGA